A section of the Pimelobacter simplex genome encodes:
- a CDS encoding sugar transferase has translation MSALPEPGPVLAERPAAVVEVLPHGRLRRVLECTVAASALLVLAPVLVLVALLVLTTSRGPVLFRQERVGHGGRRFVVLKFRTMRRDAARTAEALFAVANDGSGPLDKLRRDPRVTPVGSWLRRSSLDELPQLWNVLNGTMALVGPRPTTPREVARFARREHRRCAVRPGVTGLAQVSGRSDLAWDDAVDLDLHYIDHRSLALDLRILLRTLPAVLRARGAY, from the coding sequence GTGAGTGCGCTCCCCGAGCCCGGACCGGTCCTCGCCGAGCGGCCCGCGGCCGTCGTCGAGGTGCTGCCGCACGGCCGGCTGCGCCGGGTGCTCGAGTGCACCGTCGCCGCGAGCGCCCTGCTGGTGCTGGCCCCGGTACTGGTGCTCGTCGCCCTGCTCGTGCTCACGACCAGCCGCGGGCCGGTGCTCTTCCGCCAGGAGCGGGTGGGCCACGGCGGACGCCGGTTCGTCGTCCTCAAGTTCCGCACGATGCGCCGGGACGCCGCCCGGACGGCCGAGGCGCTCTTCGCCGTGGCCAACGACGGCTCCGGCCCCCTGGACAAGCTGCGCCGCGACCCGCGGGTCACCCCGGTCGGGAGCTGGCTGCGGCGCTCGTCGCTCGACGAGCTGCCCCAGCTGTGGAACGTCCTCAACGGGACCATGGCGCTCGTCGGCCCACGGCCGACCACCCCGCGCGAGGTCGCCCGGTTCGCCCGGCGCGAGCACCGGCGCTGCGCCGTACGGCCCGGGGTCACCGGGCTCGCCCAGGTCAGCGGCCGCAGCGACCTGGCGTGGGACGACGCCGTCGACCTGGACCTGCACTACATCGACCACCGCTCGCTCGCGCTGGACCTGCGGATCCTGCTCCGCACGCTCCCAGCGGTGCTCCGCGCGCGCGGCGCCTACTGA
- a CDS encoding glycosyltransferase family 4 protein produces MRVVHLVESLGGGVLSSVLTMVDATPDIEHHLVTWPRRDHADTGDERRPFHTTGALPRGPLAAARALRAEVGELAPDVLHAHSSYAGMLARGGELDVDVIYSPHCFAFERRDISAVHRAGIRHIERALVRRTAVLVACSPHEAVLARNLGHRRVVTVPNRALNPPDVRARFATPLRVVTAGRISSQKDWRHLLAAKRSFDDAGVRPAQWEWLGGGDPGAEAALREGGIAVSGWLSRDEVVRRLAAAQVYVHTAAWEGAPVSIIEAATVGLPIVARRIPTLESLGVPGLAATPEDLALRVAGLLDPGQWSAEQVSSLAFAADHSASAQRRRLGTAYQHTPAAALILS; encoded by the coding sequence ATGCGCGTCGTCCACCTCGTCGAGTCCCTGGGGGGAGGAGTGCTCAGCTCCGTCCTCACCATGGTCGACGCGACCCCGGACATCGAGCACCACCTGGTGACCTGGCCGCGCCGCGACCACGCGGACACCGGCGACGAGCGACGCCCGTTCCACACCACCGGCGCGCTGCCGCGGGGTCCGCTCGCGGCGGCCCGGGCGCTGCGCGCCGAGGTGGGCGAGCTGGCGCCGGACGTGCTCCACGCGCACTCGTCGTACGCCGGGATGCTGGCGCGGGGCGGCGAGCTGGACGTCGACGTGATCTACAGCCCCCACTGCTTCGCCTTCGAGCGGCGCGATATCAGCGCCGTGCACCGGGCCGGCATCCGGCACATCGAGCGCGCCCTCGTACGACGCACCGCCGTCCTCGTCGCCTGCTCGCCCCACGAGGCCGTGCTGGCCCGCAACCTCGGCCACCGCCGCGTGGTGACGGTGCCCAACCGGGCGCTCAACCCGCCCGACGTCCGGGCCCGCTTCGCCACCCCGCTCCGGGTCGTGACCGCCGGCCGGATCAGCTCCCAGAAGGACTGGCGCCACCTGCTGGCGGCCAAGCGCTCCTTCGACGACGCCGGCGTCCGGCCGGCCCAGTGGGAGTGGCTCGGCGGCGGCGACCCCGGTGCCGAGGCGGCCCTGCGCGAGGGCGGCATCGCCGTGTCCGGGTGGCTCTCGCGCGACGAGGTGGTGCGCCGCCTGGCCGCCGCCCAGGTCTACGTGCACACGGCCGCCTGGGAGGGCGCGCCGGTGAGCATCATCGAGGCCGCCACGGTGGGCCTCCCGATCGTCGCCCGGCGGATCCCGACGCTGGAGAGCCTCGGCGTCCCCGGTCTCGCCGCCACGCCGGAGGACCTCGCGCTCCGCGTGGCCGGCCTGCTCGACCCGGGCCAGTGGTCGGCCGAGCAGGTGAGCTCGCTGGCCTTCGCCGCCGACCACTCCGCGTCGGCGCAGCGTCGCCGGCTCGGCACCGCGTACCAGCACACCCCCGCAGCAGCACTGATCCTCAGTTAG
- a CDS encoding polysaccharide biosynthesis tyrosine autokinase encodes MPTTSLDPIEHADARSLTVRGGLRAAGALLWRRKWVVLLVFALVANVVAAGLVLAQREYTATARIAVTPKAELAPSAVSYTDLLGTIADVASSRPLLDEVSGDVAGRSSARLADEVRGEVVEGTVIVQVSVRDADPKKAAEIANLVAEALPAHDPSNGSFDYKVTESAVAPDTFSSPNIPLTSLAGLVLALLLAAAAAVAADRMFRTVTDPDEMGEVSETAVLGVIPKPADPAGVPALELDAEEFQAIRALRIAVEFASAEDPSRLLVVASASGSDPWAGWTEINLATALAEVGHRVLVVNADRDGAVHPALDSPGEPGLYDVMAGTCTFDEAVMVGPTPQVHVLPVGHAHLAAPSLLEMRFHGLLQDTEDAYDVVIAHAPPVSGSEDARIMAIHGAMLLTVPSGRVHPRYVRRAAEHLRGIRLRILGSVLLGVRPARRRRRTRAF; translated from the coding sequence ATGCCCACGACATCCCTGGACCCGATCGAGCACGCCGACGCGCGCTCCCTGACGGTGCGCGGCGGCCTGCGCGCCGCCGGCGCGTTGCTGTGGCGCCGCAAGTGGGTGGTGCTGCTCGTGTTCGCCCTCGTCGCCAATGTCGTCGCCGCCGGCCTCGTGCTCGCCCAGCGCGAGTACACCGCGACCGCCCGGATCGCGGTCACGCCCAAGGCCGAGCTGGCGCCGTCGGCGGTCAGCTACACCGACCTGCTCGGCACCATCGCGGACGTCGCCTCCTCGCGCCCGCTCCTCGACGAGGTGTCCGGCGACGTCGCGGGACGCTCGTCGGCCCGGCTGGCCGACGAGGTGCGCGGCGAGGTCGTCGAGGGCACGGTGATCGTGCAGGTCTCCGTGCGCGACGCCGACCCCAAGAAGGCCGCCGAGATCGCCAACCTGGTCGCCGAGGCGCTGCCGGCCCACGACCCGAGCAACGGGTCCTTCGACTACAAGGTGACCGAGTCGGCGGTCGCCCCCGACACGTTCAGCTCACCCAACATCCCGCTGACCAGCCTGGCCGGCCTGGTCCTGGCGCTGCTGCTCGCCGCGGCCGCCGCGGTCGCGGCGGACCGGATGTTCCGCACCGTCACCGACCCCGACGAGATGGGCGAGGTCTCCGAGACCGCCGTGCTCGGCGTGATCCCCAAGCCGGCCGACCCGGCCGGGGTGCCCGCGCTCGAGCTCGACGCCGAGGAGTTCCAGGCGATCCGCGCGCTGCGCATCGCCGTGGAGTTCGCGAGTGCCGAGGACCCGAGCCGACTGCTCGTCGTCGCCTCCGCCAGCGGCTCGGACCCGTGGGCGGGCTGGACCGAGATCAACCTGGCCACCGCGCTCGCCGAGGTCGGCCACCGCGTGCTCGTGGTCAACGCCGACCGCGACGGCGCCGTCCACCCCGCGCTGGACTCGCCCGGCGAGCCCGGCCTGTACGACGTGATGGCCGGGACCTGCACCTTCGACGAGGCCGTCATGGTCGGCCCGACCCCGCAGGTCCACGTGCTGCCGGTGGGCCACGCCCACCTCGCCGCGCCGAGCCTGCTCGAGATGCGCTTCCACGGGCTGCTCCAGGACACCGAGGACGCCTACGACGTGGTGATCGCGCACGCGCCGCCGGTGTCCGGCTCCGAGGACGCGCGGATCATGGCGATCCACGGCGCGATGCTCCTCACCGTCCCCTCGGGCCGCGTGCACCCGCGTTACGTACGCCGTGCGGCCGAGCACCTGCGCGGCATCCGGCTGCGGATCCTCGGCAGCGTCCTGCTCGGGGTCCGGCCCGCCCGCCGGCGCCGTCGTACCCGCGCGTTCTGA
- a CDS encoding glycosyltransferase produces MSQLRVCVVQAGGVLGGAERWQLHLADATDRLDLTVVALGDGPAAAQWTARGHEVRVLPAERSAAGIARSQARLLPHLRRIAPDVVVAHGVKAGLVTAPVARLLGVPVVWVRHDASFSGRVVALLDALTDGQVSTSSWLTEGRSPGNALVLPPPRRELPLARPAARARLGVDLAEGRLLLGMGTRLTAYKGVEDAVRALAEPGAAGWELAVAGIADPAEPGERDRLTALATTLGVGARVRFLGEVPDFGRIVTAFDAVAVLTRPTPAEPWVREAFGMAALEAVTGGVPVVAVPPVDEVAGDGAVVVAPGRPDAVAAALARLADDEARRGLGEAATRRAGAFADAAEAAGTFVDFLAALAHRPGAGRDPEGPPISIVTTVLDDRAALGSLLGALLPQLGPDDELVVVDGGSTDGTAELLADLALRDPRVRLLVEPGAGISQGRNLGIAAATHDAIACTDAGCAPVPDWLGALRRAFDRHPEIGLWTGTYSVEADRAWEHALAAVGYPMIEELARPTPLVRVYGRFLGRSFDPTMPTGRSVAFRREAWRAAGGFPEDLATGEDVLFGRSVVAAGARAAMVRDAEVVWAQRPTFRANLTMYRRYGEGSGYSLDRRLLSRDLARVAAYGVAAVVAVRGGRRSRGSPPPVVPPTSRCRWPARCAARHRCGPWPWCPASRRPATSPRRTARSRPRCVGGPRREPAHPEPPARLPRRRPRPGAAAGRRCRRCRRAPAGAGRGAGHRGAALRGHRGAGGRPEPDVRRDGRPRAPGAAPAGARPDRAPAVPGLPGPGAQRRRRRRVGRDRRGPRPGGAQRRDLAAHARLRPGDRGGLPARQ; encoded by the coding sequence ATGTCCCAGCTCCGGGTCTGCGTGGTGCAGGCCGGCGGCGTCCTCGGTGGTGCGGAGCGCTGGCAGCTCCACCTCGCCGACGCCACCGACCGGCTCGACCTGACCGTGGTGGCGCTCGGGGACGGTCCGGCCGCCGCGCAGTGGACCGCCCGCGGTCACGAGGTCCGGGTGCTGCCCGCCGAGCGCTCGGCGGCCGGCATCGCCCGCTCCCAGGCGCGGCTGCTGCCGCACCTGCGCCGGATCGCGCCCGACGTCGTCGTCGCGCACGGCGTCAAGGCGGGCTTGGTCACCGCGCCGGTGGCCCGGCTGCTCGGTGTCCCGGTCGTGTGGGTGCGCCACGACGCGTCGTTCTCGGGGCGCGTCGTGGCGCTGCTCGACGCGCTCACCGACGGGCAGGTCTCGACGAGCTCCTGGCTGACCGAGGGGCGCAGCCCGGGCAACGCCCTGGTCCTGCCGCCGCCGCGGAGGGAGCTCCCGCTGGCCCGGCCCGCGGCCCGCGCCCGGCTCGGCGTGGACCTGGCCGAGGGCCGGCTGCTGCTGGGCATGGGGACCCGGCTCACCGCCTACAAGGGCGTCGAGGACGCCGTCCGCGCGCTGGCCGAGCCCGGCGCGGCCGGCTGGGAGCTCGCCGTCGCGGGCATCGCCGACCCGGCCGAGCCGGGGGAGCGGGACCGGCTCACGGCACTCGCCACGACGCTCGGTGTCGGGGCGCGGGTGCGGTTCCTGGGCGAGGTGCCCGACTTCGGCCGGATCGTGACCGCCTTCGACGCGGTCGCCGTGCTGACCCGGCCGACGCCGGCGGAGCCGTGGGTGCGCGAGGCGTTCGGGATGGCGGCGCTCGAGGCGGTCACCGGCGGCGTGCCGGTGGTCGCCGTACCGCCGGTCGACGAGGTGGCCGGTGACGGCGCCGTCGTCGTCGCGCCGGGTCGCCCCGACGCGGTGGCCGCGGCCCTCGCCCGGCTGGCCGACGACGAGGCCCGGCGTGGGCTGGGCGAGGCCGCGACCCGCCGGGCGGGCGCCTTCGCGGACGCCGCCGAGGCGGCCGGCACGTTCGTGGACTTCCTGGCCGCCCTGGCTCACCGGCCCGGCGCGGGCCGCGACCCCGAGGGTCCGCCGATCAGCATCGTCACGACCGTCCTCGACGACCGCGCCGCGCTCGGCTCGCTGCTCGGCGCGCTGCTGCCGCAGCTGGGACCGGACGACGAGCTCGTCGTCGTCGACGGCGGCTCCACCGACGGCACCGCCGAGCTGCTCGCCGACCTGGCGCTCCGCGACCCGCGCGTGCGGCTGCTCGTCGAGCCCGGCGCGGGGATCTCGCAGGGCCGCAACCTCGGCATCGCCGCCGCGACGCACGACGCGATCGCCTGCACCGACGCGGGATGCGCGCCGGTCCCCGACTGGCTGGGCGCGCTGCGCCGGGCCTTCGACCGGCACCCCGAGATCGGTCTGTGGACCGGCACCTACAGCGTCGAGGCCGACCGGGCCTGGGAGCACGCCCTCGCCGCCGTCGGCTACCCGATGATCGAGGAGCTCGCCCGGCCGACCCCGCTCGTGCGCGTCTACGGACGCTTCCTGGGCCGCAGCTTCGACCCGACCATGCCCACCGGCCGCTCGGTGGCGTTCCGCCGCGAGGCCTGGCGCGCGGCCGGGGGCTTCCCCGAGGACCTCGCGACCGGCGAGGACGTGCTGTTCGGCCGCAGCGTCGTCGCCGCGGGAGCGCGCGCCGCGATGGTGCGCGACGCCGAGGTGGTGTGGGCCCAGCGGCCGACCTTCCGGGCCAACCTGACCATGTACCGCCGCTACGGCGAGGGCAGCGGCTACTCGCTCGACCGCCGGCTGCTCAGCCGCGACCTGGCCCGCGTGGCGGCGTACGGCGTCGCGGCGGTGGTCGCCGTGCGCGGCGGGCGCCGGTCCCGGGGCTCGCCGCCGCCGGTGGTGCCGCCTACCTCTCGCTGCCGGTGGCCCGCGCGCTGCGCGGCCCGGCACCGGTGCGGACCGTGGCCCTGGTGCCCGGCGTCGCGGCGGCCCGCGACCTCGCCAAGGCGTACGGCGCGGTCTCGGCCGCGCTGCGTGGGAGGCCCACGTCGTGAGCCTGCCCACCCTGAGCCCCCTGCCCGGCTACCGCGCCGTCGTCCTCGACCGGGCGCGGCCGCTGGCCGGCGGTGCCGGCGGTGTCGGCGGGCGCCCGCTGGCGCTGGCCGTGGCGCTGGTCATCGTGGTGCTGCCCTTCGGGGACACCGCGGTGCCGGGGGCCGGCCTGAGCCTGACGTACGTCGCGATGGCCGTCCCCGCGCTCCTGGTGCTGCGCCTGCTGGTGCTCGACCGGATCGGGCTCCCGCCGTCCCTGGTCTTCCTGGGCCTGGCGCTCAGCGTCGCCGGCGGCGTCGTGTCGGCCGCGACCGGCGTGGACCCCGACCGGGCGGTGCCCAGCGTCGTGATCTCGCTGCTCACGCTCGGCTACGGCCTGGCGATCGTGGTGGCCTTCCGGCCCGGCAGTGA
- a CDS encoding O-antigen ligase family protein produces the protein MALTSVGSAGALQAAEGGSVVLGRLTGPFAQPNELGIFCAALLPLTVVALVSAGSRRRTVVLGLAAACLVGAWAMSMSRGAWIGGVVALVGLAICEPATRRALAGVGATVLAAAAAAVVLPASTPVLGVVGARLRSLGDPTQNQYDDRPLIWAEAWRQASEHPWFGVGPSGFKVAAGQTASAISAEPADHPHDLALTILADRGVVGLALGLVVVAGCVLAARRQALAGPGPVRPGAPSRARSLAVLAALSAVAVHCVFDMPLRNPIVAGLVWTLLGMAMTVEARGAPDDGDAPRPVPNHPPTGERRPW, from the coding sequence ATGGCGCTGACCTCGGTGGGCTCGGCCGGGGCGCTCCAGGCCGCGGAGGGGGGCAGCGTCGTCCTGGGCCGGCTGACCGGTCCGTTCGCGCAGCCCAACGAGCTCGGCATCTTCTGCGCGGCACTGCTGCCGCTGACCGTCGTCGCGCTGGTCTCCGCCGGCTCCCGCCGCCGGACCGTCGTGCTCGGTCTGGCCGCGGCCTGCCTGGTCGGGGCCTGGGCGATGAGCATGTCGCGCGGCGCCTGGATCGGCGGTGTCGTCGCCCTCGTCGGCCTCGCGATCTGCGAGCCGGCCACCCGGCGGGCCCTCGCGGGCGTCGGCGCCACGGTGCTCGCGGCGGCCGCTGCTGCGGTGGTGCTGCCGGCCTCGACGCCGGTCCTCGGCGTCGTCGGGGCCCGGCTCCGCTCGCTGGGCGACCCCACCCAGAACCAGTACGACGACCGCCCCCTCATCTGGGCGGAGGCCTGGCGCCAGGCCTCCGAGCACCCGTGGTTCGGCGTCGGCCCGAGCGGCTTCAAGGTCGCCGCGGGCCAGACCGCCAGCGCGATCTCGGCCGAGCCCGCCGACCACCCGCACGACCTGGCGCTGACGATCCTGGCCGACCGCGGCGTGGTCGGGCTGGCGCTCGGCCTCGTGGTCGTGGCCGGCTGCGTCCTCGCCGCCCGGCGCCAGGCGCTCGCCGGCCCCGGACCGGTGCGCCCCGGCGCGCCGTCCCGGGCGCGGAGCCTGGCCGTCCTCGCCGCGCTCAGCGCGGTCGCCGTCCACTGCGTCTTCGACATGCCCCTGCGCAACCCGATCGTCGCCGGCCTGGTCTGGACCCTGCTCGGCATGGCGATGACGGTCGAGGCCCGCGGCGCCCCGGACGACGGCGACGCGCCCCGACCCGTACCGAACCACCCCCCGACAGGAGAGAGACGACCATGGTGA
- a CDS encoding polysaccharide deacetylase family protein yields MSTPRVRVLMYHGVDRVSAARDPHGMFVTPRAFRDQVEHLLEAGYVPIDEATYLAAGAGTGTGAGAGTPLPRRAVLLTFDDGYVGVGEHAAPVLASFGVPSVLYVPAGLVGGSSDWLPARHRHPLMGASELREVAADGMAIGAHGFDHADLTTLGAADLHRHVGAARTELERVVGRPVRSYAFPYGTHDARVRAAVRAAGYDGAFAVHDAAGPFATGRVDVNATDTLRSFRIKLHRHYPRARRATERFPLLRRAAHDLVGRAPREELSAPEATGGGR; encoded by the coding sequence GTGAGCACGCCGCGAGTCCGGGTCCTCATGTACCACGGCGTCGACCGGGTCAGCGCCGCGCGTGACCCGCACGGGATGTTCGTGACGCCGCGCGCGTTCCGCGACCAGGTCGAGCACCTCCTCGAGGCGGGCTACGTCCCGATCGACGAGGCGACCTACCTGGCGGCCGGCGCGGGCACCGGCACCGGTGCCGGTGCCGGAACGCCGCTGCCGCGCCGCGCGGTGCTCCTCACCTTCGACGACGGCTACGTCGGCGTGGGCGAGCACGCGGCGCCGGTGCTGGCGTCCTTCGGCGTGCCGAGCGTCCTCTACGTGCCTGCCGGGCTCGTCGGCGGCAGCTCGGACTGGCTGCCGGCCCGCCACCGCCACCCGCTCATGGGAGCGAGCGAGCTCCGCGAGGTCGCCGCCGACGGCATGGCGATCGGCGCGCACGGCTTCGACCATGCCGACCTGACCACGCTCGGCGCCGCCGATCTGCACCGTCACGTGGGCGCGGCTCGCACCGAGCTGGAGCGGGTGGTCGGCCGTCCGGTGCGCTCGTACGCCTTCCCCTACGGCACCCACGACGCCCGGGTGCGCGCGGCGGTGCGCGCCGCCGGCTACGACGGCGCCTTCGCCGTCCACGACGCGGCCGGCCCGTTCGCGACCGGCCGGGTCGACGTCAACGCGACCGACACGCTGCGCTCGTTCCGGATCAAGCTGCACCGGCACTACCCGCGCGCCCGCCGCGCGACCGAGCGGTTCCCGCTGCTGCGCCGCGCGGCGCACGACCTCGTCGGCCGCGCGCCGCGCGAGGAGCTCTCCGCACCCGAGGCCACCGGAGGTGGACGATGA
- a CDS encoding cellulase family glycosylhydrolase: MSTVLRRSLVVLGIIGLWALGASLPWQLNARSQTDATRVEVRTEAAAPPAATPAARPRPPRRPPDGALGFQLSAHHGTDAARAVRVMKRLRAAGSRWVRVDVGWSTLEPDGPGPFAPWYAELIDDVLAGARANGLQVILSFWQTPAWASASGSLYAPPTDPQDYARALGRAAERWRDQVAAWEIWNEPNFDGFFAGADPATYTRMLCAAYPAVKRYDDAPVLFGGLMYNDDAWLGRAYRAGAKGCFDALATHPYVGPSDAAPDTPSVGAVWRLTHTPAMRAVMDEWGDRRKAIWVTELGWSTGTDNEGNPWDRPVTPRQQARYLRQAVQLIRDRYPYVGPIIWYRDVDGRSASYQDGFGLLTARLQPKPALRAFEAEAKGR, from the coding sequence ATGAGCACGGTCCTGCGACGCAGCCTGGTGGTGCTCGGCATCATCGGGCTCTGGGCGCTCGGCGCCTCGCTGCCCTGGCAGCTCAACGCCCGCTCCCAGACCGACGCGACCCGGGTCGAGGTCCGGACCGAGGCCGCGGCTCCACCGGCCGCCACGCCCGCCGCCCGTCCCCGGCCGCCGCGGCGTCCGCCCGACGGCGCCCTCGGCTTCCAGCTCTCCGCGCACCACGGCACCGACGCCGCCCGCGCCGTGCGCGTGATGAAGCGGCTGCGCGCCGCCGGCAGCCGCTGGGTCCGGGTGGACGTCGGCTGGTCGACCCTGGAGCCGGACGGACCCGGTCCGTTCGCCCCCTGGTACGCCGAGCTCATCGACGACGTCCTCGCCGGCGCCCGGGCCAACGGCCTCCAGGTGATCCTGTCGTTCTGGCAGACGCCCGCGTGGGCCAGCGCGTCCGGCAGCCTCTACGCCCCACCGACCGACCCGCAGGACTACGCGCGGGCGCTCGGCCGGGCCGCCGAGCGCTGGCGCGACCAGGTCGCGGCCTGGGAGATCTGGAACGAGCCGAACTTCGACGGGTTCTTCGCCGGCGCCGACCCGGCGACGTACACGCGGATGCTGTGCGCGGCCTATCCCGCCGTCAAGCGGTACGACGACGCGCCGGTCCTCTTCGGCGGGCTGATGTACAACGACGACGCCTGGCTGGGCCGGGCCTACCGGGCCGGTGCCAAGGGCTGCTTCGACGCGCTCGCCACCCACCCCTACGTCGGGCCGAGCGACGCCGCGCCCGACACCCCCTCCGTGGGCGCGGTCTGGCGGCTCACCCACACCCCGGCGATGCGCGCGGTGATGGACGAGTGGGGCGATCGCCGCAAGGCGATCTGGGTGACCGAGCTCGGCTGGTCGACCGGTACCGACAACGAGGGCAACCCGTGGGACCGGCCGGTCACGCCGCGCCAGCAGGCGCGCTACCTGCGCCAGGCCGTGCAGCTGATCCGGGACCGCTACCCGTACGTCGGGCCGATCATCTGGTACCGCGACGTCGACGGCCGCAGTGCGTCGTACCAGGACGGGTTCGGGCTGCTCACCGCCCGCCTCCAGCCGAAGCCCGCGCTGCGGGCCTTCGAGGCCGAGGCGAAGGGACGGTGA